The Chitinophagales bacterium genomic sequence TCCTGTAGTTTTTGGTGTGAATGTAGCACTACCTGTTAATGGATTAAGCTGATATCCTGTAGAAGAGCCAATAGGGTCTGCCAGGCTCCAGCCTGCATTGTAACCACATACCTGGCCTGTCTGGTTTACGCCACCACCGGTAGGCGTAAACGGAATTTGTTGATATACGTAAATTGAGTCACCATTAGGGTCGTAAGGTGCATTAAGATAGGTAGTTGGCTGACCAACACATATATAAGGCAAAGGATTACTTAAGAACCTTGGTGTACTGTTATTATACTTGGTTACGTTATTAAGTCCCGCTTCCACATAAATACTACCGCAACCTGACAGGTTACTGTTGTTACGCCCCCCGTTCGACCAGAAAAACCGCCAATCGGTCTGGGCGGAAGGCAGTGTGACCGTTCCTTTATACGTTCGGACCCTGAATGCCGGGAACCTTGATGCCGTGCTCAACTGTTTACAACTGTTACTATCCGCAAACTGCGCACAAAGCTGGTGCGATGTATCCGGTGCTGTAGTAAGGCTGGTTACAGTAACGGTACCTGATGCATTTGGGCTTCCAGCTGCCTCAAGAGTAGCTGACTTGTAATACACCGGTGCTGTAGTACCTGCATCCAGGTAACATGTCTGACAGGCATGATATACAATTAACGTTATCTCATATTGATAATCCGGTGTGCCACAACCATTAGCACCCGTACCAATATAAGTAACATAAATGTCAGCTGCAGCAAAGTGACATGCTTTCGCCTTCGTTGCACCCAGCGTTGATATCAGCATTAATAGGATCGCAAGCTGATAAAACTTGATTTTTTGTAACAGGGACACCATATTTTAGTCTTTAAAAAAATGTATATGACGCTAATTTAGTTAAATTTCTATTATAACATACATTTAACCTACCAGCATTTTCCACATACTGATGACAATCATTTTTTCAAAAACGTTGGGAAAAAATAAAAATCTTATTAAGATTTTTAAAACAAAAAAGCCTGCACTTATAAATGCAGGCTTTTTATATATAAAAATTTATCTTTTATCGTATCAGCGTTGTTTCACCTTTGTAGGTCTCAACAAATCCATCAGGATAAGCTACGCGGATCAGGTAGGTGTAAGTACCCATCTCCTGTGGCTTACCTTCATAGTTACCATCCCAACCCATACGGCTGTCGTTGGTGCTGAACACCTCTACACCCCAGCGGTTGAACACACGGAACTCCATGATGCGCTGGAAGCTCAGGTTCGTTACCCTAAAGATGTCATTCTTACCATCTCCGTTCGGGCTGAACGCACTCGGTACAAACAGGTTATCCTTCTTATCTACTATAACATGCAGCGTGTCAAACGCACGGCAACCATTGGTAGCTATACCTCCTACGATGTACTTTGTATCCTCGGTAGGACGTGCTATAGGATAAGAGATATTAGGATTGTTCAGTGACGATACCGGGCTCCAGTTATACAACCTGGCACCTGTTGCCAGTATCTGGAACGACTGGCCATACTTGATGGTCGTATCATCCTTGTTCAGGATACGTACATCAGGCAACGGAAGTATCTTGATCTTGGCTGATAATGTATCATAACACCATACACTGTCTGACACTACTATACGGTAATCTGTGCTCCTCTGTGGCCCGATATAGGTGAAACCTTTCGTTGGGTCGATCACACTTACAGGAGTAAGGAAACTGTCATTGGCGGCATCATACTCATACCATTTGAAGAATTTACCTCCGTAGATAGTGAACGGTGCTTTATCACCGAGACAGAAAGCTGTATCAATAGGCTCTACGCGCATGTCGTGTTCCGGTACATACACCTCCAGTGTATCGCGCATCAAACAGTTACTGCGGCCAATCGTTTGTACTACGAAAGAGGTACTCTTAGGAACGTATGCCAAAGGTTGTGTTATTGTAGAATCTGACAGATATTCGCTCTTGTTCCACGTGATAATGAAGTCAAGCGGATCGGCCTCACAATATGCGAACCTGAATGCGGGGCGACCTAAAATAGCCGCTATTGTAGGATCTTTATCTACACCGCAAACACTTGTAACTGTTGCATCTGCTCCTTTCAGGGTCAAACCTGAAACATAAGTTGTAGGTACATATTTTACAACAGGAGGAGCAGAAGTAACACCGCAACCCGTATCAACCGTTGGATTATCACTGAAACAGAACTGAATGATCAGGTTCTTCGTGGTATCCCATGAATATGGCGTGGTAAACGGATAGAAATGTTCCCCGTCATCAAATGTTACATTAGCGGCAGAATATACCTGGGTCATTCCGAAATTCTCAAATCCATCTTTATCGCTCAACTGCTCTTTTTCTGTACACTTGATATATATCCTGAAATTAGAATAAGCGTAAGTAGGAGTGGTAGTACCCTTCGTTTCTAAGCTTAAGCTACGGATTGTAGAAGAGAATATATCTGATTTGTTCAATTCACCCCTTCTTATCAGGTATTGCATCCTTGATGTACGCAATGTATTGTACATAATAGGAGACGCCGTACCGATAGTATCAAAAGCCAGGTTTCCGTATAACTCAGAACCAAACACAGCGCCCGTATCCTGTTTAGAACAAATAGTAGGATTACCTACACCACAGGCAACGTTGTTTTTCGGCGGTTTTCCTGAAAGCAGGGCTTCCATCTGAATATAGCCGGGGCGACACAACACAAGTGCATTATCAGGATTATTCGGATTCTTTGGAGTGATGGTCACTTTATTGGTCTCATCTATGAACAGTGTAACCGTATCCTTAGCACGGCACGAACCGGCAAGGTCAACTGTAGACACGACATAATCCGTTGTTTTCGAAACAGTAGCGGTCGGGTTGTACAGAGTATCATCACTGATACCTACCGCAGGCCCCCCGTTCAGGGTCCATTTCAGACGCAGGTCTTCATAGCCTCTAACAAACAGTTGAACAGGTTTAGGGTTCAACTCGCAAACCGGCTGATCCGGACCGGCATCAATACCGGTAAGTACTTTTATCAGGATAACACGATAGTTGGTTAATACGATAGGTTGAGAGATCAAACAAGTTGAGTCTTTAGATTGTACCACTAAAGTATGTTCGCCTATATCGCTTGTGGTAGGGGTCCATTTGAATGTACCTGTAACATTTCCTGTACCCTGGCCCGTAGTCGTAAAACTTGAACCCGGAATAAGACCTGTATTGGCATACATATAGACGTTGTGTGATGGATCTGCTGATTTTGAGTTCAGGTCAAATTCCATATCACTACCGGGACACACAAATACAGCCTGTCCTTTAAATTGCGTATTTACCACAGTACCATTGGTAATCGAAGCAATGGCTTGCGTCAGTGAGTCGATACCCGGAGGTGGTTCAGTACAAGGCAATACAGACACCTGTACGTCACGATATACATAACTCAGTCTTATATTAGTTCCTTTCAGGTAATCCTCCCCCCTGAAAGCCAGTACGAATTGACCTGTTTGAGTAGGTTTAAAATCTACACTACCTGTTGTCTTATTCAGGTTAAAACCTGTGCTGGACACGATCGGGTTCGCATAGGTAGATGGTGCCGTATAATTACACTGCGTACCCGTGCTTGTGTATGGTGGTTGTATTTCAACATTTATTGAGTCACCATCAGGATCATATGGGCCGTTCAGGTAAGTATTAGGCTGATTAACACATATATACGGTAAAGGATTACTCAGGAATTTCACCGTGCTGTTGTTGTATTTAGTCAGGTTATCCAGCATGGCCTCTACATACAGAGAACCGCAACCACCCAGGTTTACGTTACTGTTACTACGTGCACTACCCGACCACCAGAATCTCCAGTCTGTCCTGGCATAAGGCAGTTTCAAAGTATCACTCACATGCCTGCGTACTTTGAACGCGGGATACCTGCTGGCAGTTTTCAGATTGGTTTTGCAACTGTTACTATCATCAAACTGGGCACATAACTGGTGCACAGTATCTATATTGGTTTGTGGATCTGTAGCTACAAAATTACCACTTGGATTAGGGAGACCATCAGCCTGTGCACTGGCCGATGCATATTGTATTGTAGCGGTTGTACCACCTGTTCCCTGGCAGGATATACATGCATAGTAAATATCCAGCTCCACAATATACCAGTATTTGGTCGTTCCGCTACAACCGTCGGCACCCGGCCCTACATATCTGATACTGATATCAGCAGCGGCAAAGTGGCAGGCATTTGCCTTGGGCAAACCGATAAGGCTGGTCATAATAAAGACCATAAGCACGGTAAAAAAGCCTCTTAATTTGTTGAAATGAATCATGCGTAGTGCTTTCTTTTAATAAATATTACTTATTTGAAATTCAATAGATTACAGTATAAATCGCTCAAAAACAGCAATAAAATACCACATCTTCTATATAATGACATACTTATATAAATAAAAGGTTGGGCAATTCAGCTTTTTTAAGCTTTAAAAATTTCCTCTGAAAATAAAAAAAAGGCTTGTATTAATACAAGCCTTTTTAAATATAATTTTTATTAATACCAACAAATTACCTTATTAAAGTTGTTTCACCTTTGTAGGTCTCAACAAATCCATCAGGATAAGCTACGCGGATCAGGTAGGTGTAAGTACCCATCTCCTGTGGCTTACCTTCATAGTTACCATCCCAACCCATACGGCTGTCGTTGGTGCTGAACACCTCTACACCCCAGCGGTTGAACACACGGAACTCCATGATGCGCTGGAAGCTCAGGTTCGTTACCCTAAAGATGTCATTCTTACCATCTCCGTTCGGGCTGAACGCACTCGGTACAAACAGGTTATCCTTCTTATCTACTATCACATGCAGCGTGTCAAACGCACGGCAACCATTGGTTGCTATACCACCTACGATGTACTTAGTATCTTCGGTAGGACGTGCTATCGGGTATGAGATATTAGGATTGTTCAGCGACGATACCGGGCTCCAGTTATACAACCTGGCACCTGTTGCCAGTATCTGGAACGACTGACCATACTTGATGGTCGTATCATCCTTGTTCAGGATACGTACATCAGGCAACGGAAGTATCTTGATCTTGGCTGATAATGTATCATAACACCATACACTGTCTGACACCACAATACGGTAATCTGTGCTCCTCTGTGGCCCGATATAGGTGAAACCTTTCGTTGGGTCGATCACACTTACAGGTGTAAGGAAACTGTCATTGGCGGCATCATACTCATACCATTTGAAGAATTTACCTCCGTAGATAGTGAACGGTGCTTTATCACCGAGACAGAAGGCTGTATCAATAGGCTCTACGCGCATGTCGTGTTCTGGTACATACACCTCCAGTGTATCGCGCATCACACAGTTACTGCGGCCAATCGTTTGTACTACGAAGGTTGACGTCTTAGGCACGTATGCCAATGGCTGAACTATGGTAGTATCTGACAAATACTGGGAATTCGTCCATTTTACATCAAAAGGCAATGGATCAGCCTCGCAATAAATGAAGTGTAATACCGGACGGGCAGGCACATCAAGTATGTTCGGGTCCTTATCAATACCACATACACTTGTAACAGTAGGATCAGCTCCTACCAGTTTCAAACCGGAAATATAAGTAGTCGGTACATATGGAATAATTGGCGGGCTACTAGAGACACCACATCCTGTATCAACATCAGGGTTGTCACTATAACAAAATTGTACGATCAGGTTTTTGGTGGTATCCCAGTTATATGCAGACGTAAAAGGATATACGTGCAAACCATCTTCAAAAGTCACGGTAGGCGCAGAGTATACCTGTGTAAGACCGAAATTCTCGAATCCTGTATTTTTACTGAGTTCATTTTTTTCGGTACACTTAACAAATATCCTGAAGTTACTATATACATAGCCCGGGTTACTTGTTCCTTTAGCTTCCATTGCCAGTCCCCTGATGGTGGACGAATAAATGTCCGCGTTCTGCAGGTCTTCTTTATGTATCAGGTATTGTTGCTTGTTCGTACGTAAAGTTGTGAACATAATTGGAGAGTTTACGCTGAACGTATCGTAAGGCACACGCCCGTATACAGCAGATCCGTAAACTATTCCCGTATCAGGCTTAGAACAGATGGTTGGCCCACCGGTACCACATGCTACATTATTCTTAGGTGGCCTTCCGGATATTAACGCTTCCAGCTGAATATACCCTGGCCTACATAGTACCAGTGCATTTTCGGGATTGTTCGGATTTTTAGGTGTGATCACAACACCGTTTGTTTTATCAATAAATACAGAAACAGTGTCTACTGATTTACAGCCACCTATCATTTGAGGTGCCGAAACAATATAGTCTGTAGTTACGTCAGGCTTCGCCCTAGGGTTATGTATCGTCAGATCACTAAGACCTTCAACCGGGCCTCCACCTGCAACTGACCACACAAGACCGATACTGTCTGCAGCGTCTGCACCACGCACAAATAGTTGTACAGAGTCACCGCCAATCTCACATATAGGCAAATCTGGTCCAGCATCCAGTCCGGAAACCACTTTGATCAACAGTACCGTATAGTTTTTCAGAACAATCGCAAAACCGGTACCACTACAAGTTGAATCTTTACCCGTTATTATAAGTGTGTGCTCACCTATATCAGAAGAGGTAGGTGTCCATGTAAATTCACCCGTAACACTTGCTGTGCCTGCACCCGTAGTAGTAAATGCTGAACCCGGAATACTACCTACGTTCGCTTCCAGGTAGATATTACTGTTGGGGTTTGTTGATTTTGTATTTACCGGAAATTTGATATTACTACCCGGGCATGCTAATATCGCATCCTCACCATTTACCTTCACCAGGCTGGCATTATCGATCGTCAATGGCAAGTCGTCTACGGCAGGCGGAGGAGCGTTGCAACCAAATACAGAAACCTGTACGTCACGTACAACGAATCCTAACGATATACCTGTACCGCGTTCAAATTCTTCGCAGCGAAATGCCATAACATATTTTCCCTGGTTGGCAGGGGTGAACGATGCACTCGCAGTTGCATTATCAAAGTTGAATGATGTTCCCGGAGCAGCACCCATAGGGTCTGCAAGAGAATAATTTGGCGCCAGGTAAGGGATAGGCGTGTTAGCTGCGCCCAGTGGTGCCTGAACTTTAGTGAACATTGAGTCGCCATTGGGATCATATGGGCCATTCAGGTAAATTGCTGGCTGCATAGCACATATATATGGCAATGGTTTCACCAGAAACCTTGGTGTGCTATTATTGTATTTTGTCAGGTTATTCAATCCTGTCTCAATGTAGAATGAGCCGTTAGACGCACCATTCACGATACCACTATTTCTGCAACATGATGAATAAGAGAATAACCAGTCTGTTTGTGCAGAGGGCAACACCAGAGTATCTACAAACCTGTGCCTGATATAAGCAGGGAAAGTAGACGCATTGGCGGGGGTAATACATGAGTTCTGAGGAACAAAAGCTTCGCACAGGTCATGCAAAGTATCTTTTATGGGGTTGCTCATATTAATTGAGCTTGACACACCGGCATTCACAGAACCATAATTCACCAATGCCGTAAGCGGTGCCGGCGAACCTCCTTCACAGGCCCGGTAGATGTCTATCGTCAGCAAGTATTTATACTCACTTGTATTACTACATCCGTCTGCTCCCTCTCCGATATAGGTTAAATAAATCTCTCCTGCTGCAAAATGCGATGCAAAAGCTCTGTCTTGATTAAAGCACATTAGCAACAGCGTTACAAACGCTGTTGCTAATGATTGTACAAACTTTCTATACATAAACTTCATATTTCAAGTCATGCAACTCATACTGATTGATATATTATCTGCCAGATATTAACGTATCAGTGTTACGTTGCCTTGTTTTCTAAATGTTTGTCCTGATGGTGTTACTGCTTCTATTGTGTACAGGTATACGCCCATCGGTTGTATCTCACCATTGTAGGTGCCATCCCAACCTTCATTGATGTCTTTGGTCTCAAATACCTTAGCTCCCCAACGGTTGTACACCGCAAAGCTCTTCAGGTCTGCTATACCTCTCCTCACTATCTTCAGCGTTCCGTTAGTACGCTTACCCGGAGTGAATGCATTCGGCATCGTCAGGTAGCTGTCATTGTTCACGATCACATCCAGTGAATCCGTTACCATACAACCAGCCTCTGTGCGGCCATGTACTATATACCTCGTATTCACTTTCGGACTTACCGACGGATTGCTGATATCTGCATTGTTCAGACCCAGTGGTGGGAACCATGTATAGTACAGGCAGTTACCTCCGGGATCCATCTGGTAGCTCTCTCCAGGATAGATCGTTATTGAATCCGGCATGTCTATCACTGCCCTCGGGCGTACCGTGATGCTGATATGCGCAGTATCCAGGCAACCAAGGCTGTCTACGCCATATACTGAATATTGCTGATCTGCTACTGGCCATATACGTGGTTGCATGCTGCTCACACTGCTGATGTTGAAATCAGGTAACCAGTAGAACTTAGTGCCGCTCGCTACATTCATATCTATAGATATGGTATCACCCGGACAGATCGCGGTATCATTCGGCAGGAACAGGAATGTCGCTGAGAAGACATTCAGGCTCACCTCATCACTATCGCTACAACCAGCCGGCGTCTTAGCTATGAACTTCAACGTCGTGGTTCCCTCAGTGATCGCTGAGAAGATCGGGTTGGTACGGTCTGTGAAATCCAGTGCCTCGCCAGGTGCCCATGAATAGATGTAGTCGTGGTAACTATCCGGTGATACTACGGCTGTCAGTTGCATCGTATCGCCATAACACATACTCGCATCATCATCTACACTAACGGTCGGGTTAGGTTGTACATTGATCACAAACTCTGCCGATGTATCGCCGTTGGGTGCACCCAATGGTACATTCTTACACTTGTAATAATCACCGGTGATCACATAGGTGTGATTACCCGTATCACCGGGAGTGATCGTTGTTACGATATCATTTGACGGATTGTACGTAGCTGCGCCGTCTGTTTTAGAATTCCATACGATATTATAACGTGCATCCATTTTACCCAGTACATCTACTGACTGGCCAACACATATCTGTGTATCATGGTTATCCAGTGTCAGACCCGTCAATACGTCTATCAGTACTGTATCCAGTGTCTTACAACGGTTATCGCTGGATCCTACTTCTACTGTATATTGGGTAGTTGTTTTCAGTTTGGCATCCGGCTTGTCTGAAGTAGCACTGCTCAATCCTGTTGCAGGTGTCCATTTTACATTATAAGTTACACCAGGACTCTTAACGATTCCCAGGTCCAGCGGCAAGGTTACGCCAGGACAGGTAGTATCATCAGGCTGACCGCTCATAGTGGGGCCATTCAGTACCGTGATCACTACTGTATCCTTGTTGAACGTAGGACAGTATGGGTTGATCGTTGAGGTTGCCAGGTAAGTGGTCGTTACTTTTGGTGTAGCTACAGGGTTAGGTATGTTCGGGTTAGACAAACTGGGGTCTGTACCGCTCAATACCGTCCACTGGTAGTTCGCTCCGCCGGTTACACCCAGGAAGGCAGGCTCGCCGTAACAGATACTCGTATCTGGTGAAGCCTCTACAGGGCCCCAGATCTGAAGGTCTACCGTCTTGGCATACTGTAACAGGATGCCCGGTGGTTTACACGTTGAGTCCTTGATGATCACAAGGAAACTGTGTTTACCCACATCATTGATCGTTGGTGTCCATGAGAAACAGCCTCTTACTGAGTCTGTCTTCAGGTTAGTATATGTAAGTGCTGCGCCGGGTATTGCAGTAAGCAGGTTATCTTCTGCAAGCAATACGGCACCTGTATCAGTAGATTTGATCACAAAACAGAAGTTCAGGTTCTGGCCAACACAACCATATACAAATCCGTTGCTGAATACTCCGCTATCATTAATAGATACTGTATCCAGTGTAGGGGCTATCGTACTACATGGCAGTACCTGCACCTGGATGTCGCGCATGATTGAACCTATCTCTGAAAAATTATTACCGTTCTTCCTGAACTCACGGGTCTTCATGGTCAGTGTGGCTGCACCCTGCAGGGTAGCTGTAAAAGACATCTGGCCATTCGCACCGTTCAGACTGAATGAGTTATTCGTTTGAAGCGGGTTATTGGTAAAATTAATTGGGGGTGTAAGTGTTACCAGCGATGCATTAGCAGGTGTACCAACACAGTTACCTGCTGCCAGTGGGTTGATCATCTGCGACCATAAAGAGTCACCGTCAGCATCCAGGGCTCCGTTATTATAAGTATATGCCTGGTTCAGACAAACATATGGTATCGGCTTAACCGAATAGTATGGAGATGAGTTCAACCATGTAAAACTGCTGTTGAACGCTGTTTCAACATATAAGTTACCCGGAACGATGTTGGTTTGAGGGTTACGTGCGTTGATCGACACACCAAATTTCCAGTAGTTACACTTTAACGGCAATGTTGCGATACAAGAGTACCACCACTCACGGTAACCCGGAACATTGGATGATGAGTTATCACACTTATTGGAATATTGAGAACATCCGGCAGATACGGAAGAACCATTCGGCCTGTTGTCCGGCGGTAATGTACCTGTCCACTTTTGCATAGTAATGCTGAAATTCTGATTGGTACAGGTGTTATAGAAACACAGGTCTGCAGTAGGAGGTTCAGATATACCTGTACAGTCGCGATAGAACTTAAAGAAGAACTGGTAAGTTGAATCACTGATATGTACATAAATTATCTCTGCGCCCGCAGCATGCGAGGCAGAAGCTTTCTGGCTTGAAAAAATAACCAGCAGGGCTACTACAATGGTGAACGATAATGATGAGAGTAATTTTCTCATGACCATATTTATTTAAATATTTAACATATACAACCTAAGCCGTATATAAGTATTATCTTTTATACTTTAGTCTCACAAAGATAAAAAAATCAATACAAAACTATACGCTTTGTATAAATAGACATACCAGAAATGAATTAAGGTTGGGAGCCTTTCCAAAAATCAATCAAATGACTTATAACAACCTCATTATCAACATCATTCATGCACTTAAAATGTTTCTTCGGGCAAGAGTCATACCCTATCTTACTACATGGCCTGCAATTAATATTACAATTTTCGATAATTACAGACTTAGGGCTGACATTTGTCTGCAGATTATTGAACCCGTAATAGGGGAACATTCCCATAGAAGGAACAGTATTCCCCCACA encodes the following:
- a CDS encoding gliding motility-associated C-terminal domain-containing protein, with the protein product MIHFNKLRGFFTVLMVFIMTSLIGLPKANACHFAAADISIRYVGPGADGCSGTTKYWYIVELDIYYACISCQGTGGTTATIQYASASAQADGLPNPSGNFVATDPQTNIDTVHQLCAQFDDSNSCKTNLKTASRYPAFKVRRHVSDTLKLPYARTDWRFWWSGSARSNSNVNLGGCGSLYVEAMLDNLTKYNNSTVKFLSNPLPYICVNQPNTYLNGPYDPDGDSINVEIQPPYTSTGTQCNYTAPSTYANPIVSSTGFNLNKTTGSVDFKPTQTGQFVLAFRGEDYLKGTNIRLSYVYRDVQVSVLPCTEPPPGIDSLTQAIASITNGTVVNTQFKGQAVFVCPGSDMEFDLNSKSADPSHNVYMYANTGLIPGSSFTTTGQGTGNVTGTFKWTPTTSDIGEHTLVVQSKDSTCLISQPIVLTNYRVILIKVLTGIDAGPDQPVCELNPKPVQLFVRGYEDLRLKWTLNGGPAVGISDDTLYNPTATVSKTTDYVVSTVDLAGSCRAKDTVTLFIDETNKVTITPKNPNNPDNALVLCRPGYIQMEALLSGKPPKNNVACGVGNPTICSKQDTGAVFGSELYGNLAFDTIGTASPIMYNTLRTSRMQYLIRRGELNKSDIFSSTIRSLSLETKGTTTPTYAYSNFRIYIKCTEKEQLSDKDGFENFGMTQVYSAANVTFDDGEHFYPFTTPYSWDTTKNLIIQFCFSDNPTVDTGCGVTSAPPVVKYVPTTYVSGLTLKGADATVTSVCGVDKDPTIAAILGRPAFRFAYCEADPLDFIITWNKSEYLSDSTITQPLAYVPKSTSFVVQTIGRSNCLMRDTLEVYVPEHDMRVEPIDTAFCLGDKAPFTIYGGKFFKWYEYDAANDSFLTPVSVIDPTKGFTYIGPQRSTDYRIVVSDSVWCYDTLSAKIKILPLPDVRILNKDDTTIKYGQSFQILATGARLYNWSPVSSLNNPNISYPIARPTEDTKYIVGGIATNGCRAFDTLHVIVDKKDNLFVPSAFSPNGDGKNDIFRVTNLSFQRIMEFRVFNRWGVEVFSTNDSRMGWDGNYEGKPQEMGTYTYLIRVAYPDGFVETYKGETTLIR
- a CDS encoding gliding motility-associated C-terminal domain-containing protein, which produces MYRKFVQSLATAFVTLLLMCFNQDRAFASHFAAGEIYLTYIGEGADGCSNTSEYKYLLTIDIYRACEGGSPAPLTALVNYGSVNAGVSSSINMSNPIKDTLHDLCEAFVPQNSCITPANASTFPAYIRHRFVDTLVLPSAQTDWLFSYSSCCRNSGIVNGASNGSFYIETGLNNLTKYNNSTPRFLVKPLPYICAMQPAIYLNGPYDPNGDSMFTKVQAPLGAANTPIPYLAPNYSLADPMGAAPGTSFNFDNATASASFTPANQGKYVMAFRCEEFERGTGISLGFVVRDVQVSVFGCNAPPPAVDDLPLTIDNASLVKVNGEDAILACPGSNIKFPVNTKSTNPNSNIYLEANVGSIPGSAFTTTGAGTASVTGEFTWTPTSSDIGEHTLIITGKDSTCSGTGFAIVLKNYTVLLIKVVSGLDAGPDLPICEIGGDSVQLFVRGADAADSIGLVWSVAGGGPVEGLSDLTIHNPRAKPDVTTDYIVSAPQMIGGCKSVDTVSVFIDKTNGVVITPKNPNNPENALVLCRPGYIQLEALISGRPPKNNVACGTGGPTICSKPDTGIVYGSAVYGRVPYDTFSVNSPIMFTTLRTNKQQYLIHKEDLQNADIYSSTIRGLAMEAKGTSNPGYVYSNFRIFVKCTEKNELSKNTGFENFGLTQVYSAPTVTFEDGLHVYPFTSAYNWDTTKNLIVQFCYSDNPDVDTGCGVSSSPPIIPYVPTTYISGLKLVGADPTVTSVCGIDKDPNILDVPARPVLHFIYCEADPLPFDVKWTNSQYLSDTTIVQPLAYVPKTSTFVVQTIGRSNCVMRDTLEVYVPEHDMRVEPIDTAFCLGDKAPFTIYGGKFFKWYEYDAANDSFLTPVSVIDPTKGFTYIGPQRSTDYRIVVSDSVWCYDTLSAKIKILPLPDVRILNKDDTTIKYGQSFQILATGARLYNWSPVSSLNNPNISYPIARPTEDTKYIVGGIATNGCRAFDTLHVIVDKKDNLFVPSAFSPNGDGKNDIFRVTNLSFQRIMEFRVFNRWGVEVFSTNDSRMGWDGNYEGKPQEMGTYTYLIRVAYPDGFVETYKGETTLIR
- a CDS encoding gliding motility-associated C-terminal domain-containing protein, encoding MRKLLSSLSFTIVVALLVIFSSQKASASHAAGAEIIYVHISDSTYQFFFKFYRDCTGISEPPTADLCFYNTCTNQNFSITMQKWTGTLPPDNRPNGSSVSAGCSQYSNKCDNSSSNVPGYREWWYSCIATLPLKCNYWKFGVSINARNPQTNIVPGNLYVETAFNSSFTWLNSSPYYSVKPIPYVCLNQAYTYNNGALDADGDSLWSQMINPLAAGNCVGTPANASLVTLTPPINFTNNPLQTNNSFSLNGANGQMSFTATLQGAATLTMKTREFRKNGNNFSEIGSIMRDIQVQVLPCSTIAPTLDTVSINDSGVFSNGFVYGCVGQNLNFCFVIKSTDTGAVLLAEDNLLTAIPGAALTYTNLKTDSVRGCFSWTPTINDVGKHSFLVIIKDSTCKPPGILLQYAKTVDLQIWGPVEASPDTSICYGEPAFLGVTGGANYQWTVLSGTDPSLSNPNIPNPVATPKVTTTYLATSTINPYCPTFNKDTVVITVLNGPTMSGQPDDTTCPGVTLPLDLGIVKSPGVTYNVKWTPATGLSSATSDKPDAKLKTTTQYTVEVGSSDNRCKTLDTVLIDVLTGLTLDNHDTQICVGQSVDVLGKMDARYNIVWNSKTDGAATYNPSNDIVTTITPGDTGNHTYVITGDYYKCKNVPLGAPNGDTSAEFVINVQPNPTVSVDDDASMCYGDTMQLTAVVSPDSYHDYIYSWAPGEALDFTDRTNPIFSAITEGTTTLKFIAKTPAGCSDSDEVSLNVFSATFLFLPNDTAICPGDTISIDMNVASGTKFYWLPDFNISSVSSMQPRIWPVADQQYSVYGVDSLGCLDTAHISITVRPRAVIDMPDSITIYPGESYQMDPGGNCLYYTWFPPLGLNNADISNPSVSPKVNTRYIVHGRTEAGCMVTDSLDVIVNNDSYLTMPNAFTPGKRTNGTLKIVRRGIADLKSFAVYNRWGAKVFETKDINEGWDGTYNGEIQPMGVYLYTIEAVTPSGQTFRKQGNVTLIR